In Pseudomonadota bacterium, a genomic segment contains:
- a CDS encoding DUF1318 domain-containing protein, with product MKILLRNSWTIALTLTFVICLAPKLFARSLKSAKREGLVTEQSSGYLKGKGSKGQTIASEINQKRQQEYRRIAKDTGVPEAAVARKAGEKLKGK from the coding sequence ATGAAAATATTACTCAGAAATTCTTGGACCATTGCCCTAACGTTAACCTTTGTTATTTGTTTGGCACCAAAGCTTTTTGCAAGATCCCTAAAAAGTGCTAAACGCGAGGGCCTTGTTACTGAACAGTCAAGTGGCTACCTTAAGGGGAAAGGTTCAAAGGGTCAGACAATAGCCTCGGAAATCAATCAAAAAAGGCAACAGGAATATCGAAGAATAGCTAAGGATACAGGCGTGCCTGAAGCAGCAGTTGCGCGCAAAGCCGGAGAAAAGCTGAAAGGAAAATAA